One Artemia franciscana chromosome 7, ASM3288406v1, whole genome shotgun sequence DNA segment encodes these proteins:
- the LOC136029067 gene encoding uncharacterized protein LOC136029067, whose protein sequence is MKSKKSKINPEVWVYGTAIWGMLYSIFFGAWASFAGVEDDLCIAMGVLSIVSSLGSLVLSGHLLYGTRSRNQILIAIWVYGQVPMVLLSLVEIYLATALLTRGFAVHPGNREAIKNTAYYVGGHSIFLTLDTVFLLIVIPFWQITKRKEPLLLKDELIN, encoded by the exons ATGAAAAGCAAGAAGTCAAAGATCAATCCAGAAGTGTGGGTTTATGGTACCGCCATTTGGGGAATG CTTTACAGTATATTCTTTGGAGCATGGGCATCGTTTGCTGGAGTGGAAG ATGATCTGTGCATTGCAATGGGTGTCCTCTCAATCGTTTCATCACTTGGTAGTCTTGTTTTAAGTGGACATTTGCTTTATGGGACCAGATCT cGAAATCAAATCCTAATAGCAATTTGGGTATATGGTCAAGTtccaatggttctcctgtcgcTTGTTGAGATATATCTGGCAACAGCATTGCTTACTAGAGGATTTGCAGTCCATCCAGGGAACAGAGAAGCAATTAAAAATACAGCTTACTACGTTGGAGGTCATTCTATTTTCCTTA ctttagATACAGTGTTCCTGTTGATTGTCATCCCATTTTGGCAGATAACAAAACGGAAGGAGCCTCTTTTACTGAAAGATGAACTTATTAATTAA